Proteins encoded in a region of the Fusibacter sp. A1 genome:
- the miaA gene encoding tRNA (adenosine(37)-N6)-dimethylallyltransferase MiaA — MMKQANKPVIIIAGPTAVGKTEATIALAKDLDTEIISCDSMQIYKGMTIGSAKPTIEEQQGIRHHLMDFLDPHEPYSVSDYSLAAKSIIKELHDRGKVPIVTGGTGLYVNSLLYDMPFSEKSADSALRVNLEKELQQIGPIAFHQKLKDLDPSSASRIHFNNTRKVMRALEIVLQGGSPEDFKTDLIPETSYLPHLFVLNRDRDELYERINLRVEIMLEAGLLDEVRCLMELGLTSDHQSMKGIGYKEVIAYLNGTYDYEVMVDTLKQNSRRYAKRQLTWFRRYNQANWLNLSEFDGKLQAINGIMEAVKSRL; from the coding sequence ATGATGAAGCAAGCCAATAAACCAGTGATAATCATCGCAGGTCCAACAGCAGTCGGCAAGACGGAGGCGACCATCGCCTTAGCCAAAGACCTTGACACAGAGATCATCTCTTGTGATTCCATGCAGATCTATAAAGGCATGACCATCGGATCTGCGAAGCCGACGATAGAAGAACAACAAGGAATCAGACATCACCTTATGGATTTTTTGGATCCGCATGAGCCTTATAGCGTTTCCGACTACTCCCTTGCTGCAAAATCGATCATCAAGGAGCTTCATGACAGGGGAAAGGTCCCCATCGTCACCGGCGGCACCGGTCTTTATGTGAACAGTCTCTTGTACGACATGCCGTTTTCTGAAAAAAGTGCCGACAGCGCCCTTAGGGTGAACCTTGAAAAGGAACTGCAACAGATAGGACCTATTGCGTTTCACCAAAAGCTTAAAGACCTTGACCCGTCTTCAGCTTCAAGGATCCACTTTAACAACACACGAAAGGTGATGAGGGCGCTCGAGATTGTCTTGCAGGGTGGAAGCCCTGAGGATTTTAAGACCGATCTTATCCCTGAAACCTCTTATCTGCCGCATCTGTTCGTACTCAACCGCGACAGGGATGAGCTATACGAGAGAATCAATCTGAGAGTGGAGATCATGCTCGAGGCGGGACTTCTTGATGAGGTTAGGTGCCTGATGGAGCTGGGGCTCACAAGCGATCACCAGTCGATGAAAGGTATCGGATACAAGGAAGTCATCGCCTATTTGAACGGAACATACGATTATGAGGTCATGGTTGATACGCTGAAACAGAATTCAAGACGTTATGCCAAAAGACAGCTGACCTGGTTCAGACGCTACAATCAAGCAAATTGGCTGAATTTAAGTGAATTTGATGGTAAATTGCAGGCGATTAATGGTATAATGGAAGCAGTAAAATCAAGATTATAA
- the hfq gene encoding RNA chaperone Hfq has product MKSNLNLQDVFLNQVRKEHVQITVFLVSGYQIKGLVKGFDPYTIVIDSDGKQQMIYKHAISTIIPTRPVNFLNKREENEI; this is encoded by the coding sequence ATGAAAAGCAATTTAAATCTACAAGATGTATTCTTAAATCAAGTAAGAAAAGAACATGTTCAAATTACAGTTTTCTTAGTAAGCGGCTACCAAATAAAAGGATTGGTTAAGGGTTTTGATCCTTATACGATCGTTATCGACTCTGATGGAAAACAGCAGATGATTTACAAACATGCAATTTCAACGATTATTCCGACACGTCCTGTCAATTTTTTAAACAAGCGTGAGGAAAACGAAATTTAG
- a CDS encoding methionine gamma-lyase family protein, producing MNHHFNISSKTFEHATAIEETLQSKFSAIDKIKTLNFYKVLAAMQSENLSDRHFSWMTGYGYNDEGREKVESIYSIIFKAEDAIVRPQLVNGTHALTLGLTAILRPNDTMLAITGTPYDTLKETIGLSGPNGSSLMEIGVNYEEIELSETGAIQIDTVLSRINEKTKMVYIQRSSGYAFRRSLTISDIEEAITAIKQKWPKMIVMVDNCYGEFIEEREPIEVGADLCAGSLIKNPGGGLALTGGYLVGRQDIIDLCAHKLTAPGIGKECGLTFGQTRTILQGLFLAPEVVAGAIKGAIFTAKLFEDAGYDVKPKWNESRSDIIQAVKLGSEEKVIAFCRAIQNAAPVDSHVTPYPWDMPGYDTKVIMAAGAFVQGSSIELSADAPMREPYAVFFQGGLTYDHSKLGSMLAYEAITK from the coding sequence ATGAATCACCATTTTAATATTTCTAGCAAGACCTTTGAACACGCTACGGCGATCGAAGAGACTCTGCAATCGAAATTCAGCGCCATCGACAAGATCAAGACGCTGAATTTTTATAAAGTGCTTGCCGCGATGCAGTCGGAGAACCTGTCTGACAGACACTTCAGCTGGATGACCGGTTACGGATACAATGACGAAGGTCGGGAGAAGGTGGAATCGATCTACTCGATCATCTTTAAGGCGGAAGATGCCATCGTCAGACCGCAGCTGGTGAACGGAACACATGCGCTTACGCTTGGTCTCACTGCCATATTAAGACCCAACGATACGATGCTCGCCATCACGGGAACTCCTTATGATACCTTGAAGGAGACGATAGGACTAAGCGGACCTAACGGATCGTCCTTGATGGAGATCGGCGTGAACTATGAAGAGATAGAGTTATCAGAGACGGGCGCCATACAGATCGACACGGTGCTTAGTAGGATAAACGAGAAGACTAAAATGGTCTACATCCAGCGCTCGAGCGGATACGCCTTTAGAAGGTCGCTTACGATAAGCGACATAGAAGAGGCGATCACTGCGATCAAACAGAAATGGCCCAAGATGATCGTGATGGTCGACAATTGCTATGGAGAGTTTATCGAAGAAAGGGAGCCGATTGAAGTTGGTGCCGACCTTTGTGCCGGTTCACTGATCAAGAATCCGGGTGGCGGACTCGCACTCACCGGCGGTTATCTTGTCGGTCGACAGGACATCATCGACCTATGCGCCCATAAGCTTACCGCACCCGGAATAGGTAAGGAGTGCGGACTAACGTTCGGACAGACCAGAACTATCCTACAAGGCTTGTTCCTTGCGCCCGAAGTCGTGGCTGGTGCGATAAAAGGAGCTATCTTTACAGCAAAGCTATTTGAGGATGCCGGGTATGACGTCAAGCCCAAGTGGAACGAATCGAGGAGTGACATCATTCAAGCGGTCAAGCTCGGCTCGGAAGAGAAGGTCATCGCCTTTTGCAGGGCAATACAGAATGCCGCACCTGTGGATTCCCATGTGACTCCTTATCCTTGGGATATGCCTGGATACGATACGAAGGTCATCATGGCTGCAGGAGCGTTTGTACAAGGCTCGTCGATAGAACTCAGTGCTGACGCACCGATGAGGGAACCCTATGCGGTGTTCTTCCAAGGCGGACTGACCTATGACCACAGCAAGCTCGGTTCGATGCTTGCCTATGAGGCGATCACTAAATAA
- the lexA gene encoding transcriptional repressor LexA yields the protein MATELTDKQREILAFIEREVHRRNIPPAVREICEAVGLHSTSTVHGHLQRLEKKGYIKRDKTKPRTIEILKTSGLVEEYETSSNVIEFPKHEIASVPIIGKVTAGEPILAHEEYDETFPVPIDFIDSGKHFMLRVSGDSMIEAGIFDRDFVLVKQQNTANNGDMVVAMIEDSATVKTFYKEANRIRLQPENASLDPIYVESVQILGIVKGVFRKL from the coding sequence ATGGCTACTGAACTAACGGATAAGCAAAGAGAAATACTAGCATTTATTGAAAGAGAAGTACATAGACGAAACATCCCACCCGCTGTTAGAGAAATTTGTGAAGCGGTAGGATTACATTCAACATCGACTGTGCACGGTCACCTACAGCGCCTTGAAAAGAAAGGTTATATCAAAAGAGATAAGACTAAACCGAGAACCATCGAAATTCTTAAGACTTCAGGTCTTGTCGAAGAATATGAGACAAGCAGCAATGTAATCGAGTTTCCAAAGCACGAGATCGCATCCGTACCCATTATCGGCAAGGTCACTGCCGGAGAACCCATACTCGCGCATGAGGAGTACGACGAGACCTTCCCTGTACCGATCGATTTCATCGATTCAGGAAAGCACTTCATGCTACGTGTTTCTGGCGACAGCATGATCGAGGCAGGCATATTCGATAGGGATTTCGTGCTTGTCAAACAGCAGAACACCGCCAACAACGGTGATATGGTGGTTGCGATGATCGAAGACTCCGCAACCGTGAAGACATTCTATAAAGAAGCCAACCGCATACGACTACAACCGGAAAATGCGTCACTCGACCCGATCTATGTGGAGTCGGTTCAAATTTTAGGAATTGTAAAAGGCGTTTTCAGAAAACTATAA
- a CDS encoding LysM peptidoglycan-binding domain-containing protein — protein sequence MKTLKVVNRRRFVRSTLLTIVMVILFLTAALSATGNLVSNAMEVKSLSEYNVKSGDTLWKIAKSIQQEGDDIRALIHIIETENNLDSSVIHPGQIILIPSEVNSYVADSSH from the coding sequence ATGAAAACGCTTAAAGTGGTAAATAGAAGGAGATTTGTTAGAAGCACATTGCTGACTATCGTCATGGTAATACTTTTTCTTACTGCGGCGCTTAGTGCTACAGGAAACTTGGTCAGTAATGCGATGGAAGTTAAATCATTATCCGAGTACAATGTAAAAAGCGGTGATACCCTGTGGAAAATCGCTAAAAGCATACAGCAAGAAGGTGACGATATCAGAGCACTTATCCATATAATCGAAACAGAAAACAACTTAGACAGCTCCGTAATTCATCCTGGACAAATCATCCTAATACCAAGCGAGGTGAATTCTTATGTTGCAGACTCAAGTCATTAA
- a CDS encoding HD domain-containing protein: protein MLQTQVINQVALIVEKACYRDTNPFGTSIWQNHILEVVKYSDALAIAHQADREICILAALLHDYAGIVDEKYYHQHHLYGMKAAEKLLNTLGFDPQRTEQVKEAIKTHRGSLSLPPQSVEAMCVANADAMAHITQYSSLVTYAHDIRALNWSQSREFVMNKINRSWNKMSAGVKTLFESQYQLIINQLKTAA from the coding sequence ATGTTGCAGACTCAAGTCATTAATCAAGTAGCCCTTATCGTCGAAAAGGCATGTTACCGTGATACCAATCCGTTTGGAACAAGCATCTGGCAGAACCATATCCTTGAAGTCGTAAAATACTCAGACGCCCTAGCAATCGCCCATCAAGCAGATCGTGAGATTTGCATTCTGGCAGCGCTGCTGCATGACTATGCCGGAATCGTCGACGAGAAGTACTACCATCAGCATCACCTTTACGGCATGAAAGCGGCGGAGAAACTACTGAACACCTTAGGATTCGATCCCCAAAGGACAGAACAGGTGAAAGAGGCGATCAAGACTCATCGGGGCAGCTTGTCATTGCCACCCCAGAGTGTAGAAGCCATGTGTGTCGCAAACGCCGACGCCATGGCCCATATCACCCAGTATTCCTCACTGGTTACTTACGCACACGATATCAGGGCCTTGAACTGGTCGCAAAGCAGGGAATTTGTGATGAACAAGATCAACAGAAGCTGGAACAAGATGAGCGCGGGTGTAAAGACGCTCTTTGAATCCCAGTACCAACTGATCATCAATCAGCTCAAGACCGCAGCATAG
- a CDS encoding tyrosine-type recombinase/integrase, which yields MKRETRVHNKTSRPDNLVIYESELKDLCASIESQMPDYLYDYFIFLKSAVALTTRHAYLSDLLFFFKYLVKETLLTKAELPIDIPLSDIAKIKAKDVNRFIGDYCSHYELEKDGVRYVMENRNRSLSRKKSAISVFFKFIFREEMIPVNITTGFNPIRLPKPQPDAIKRLAIEEVATMISAVEKGTGLTEKERVYWERTKYRDKAILVLFTTYGLRLKELQQLNLSSFNFTREEFMIYRKRGKEVLMPINKTAQKVITDYLTFERAEEEKLDADSKDALFLSLQMTRMTERAIRNLVKKYTSIAMNTSRNQGYSPHKLRATAASSLIEYGFSIYDVQNLMDHDNITTTQLYAAHRKHAKRDILENYELLE from the coding sequence ATGAAACGTGAAACCAGAGTACACAATAAGACGTCACGACCAGATAATCTGGTGATCTACGAAAGTGAACTGAAGGATCTGTGTGCGAGTATCGAATCTCAGATGCCAGATTACTTATATGACTATTTCATTTTTTTAAAAAGCGCGGTGGCGCTTACGACTAGACATGCCTATTTAAGCGATCTTCTTTTCTTCTTCAAATATCTTGTAAAGGAAACCTTGCTTACAAAAGCCGAACTGCCGATAGACATCCCACTTTCTGATATCGCAAAAATCAAGGCCAAGGACGTCAATCGCTTCATCGGGGACTACTGCTCCCATTACGAACTTGAAAAAGATGGAGTCAGATACGTGATGGAAAACAGGAACCGGTCGCTTTCAAGAAAAAAATCAGCGATCAGCGTGTTTTTCAAATTTATCTTCAGAGAAGAAATGATTCCTGTAAACATCACCACAGGATTCAATCCAATCAGGCTCCCAAAGCCCCAACCGGATGCCATAAAACGTCTGGCGATTGAAGAAGTGGCAACCATGATATCCGCTGTAGAAAAAGGAACCGGACTCACAGAAAAAGAGCGCGTCTACTGGGAAAGGACAAAATATCGTGACAAGGCGATCCTGGTTCTTTTCACAACCTACGGTCTAAGGCTTAAGGAGCTTCAGCAACTGAATCTAAGCTCCTTCAATTTCACCAGAGAAGAGTTCATGATCTACAGAAAACGAGGCAAGGAAGTACTGATGCCTATCAACAAGACCGCTCAGAAGGTCATCACTGACTATCTGACGTTCGAACGTGCCGAAGAGGAAAAATTGGATGCTGACAGCAAGGATGCACTCTTCTTGTCTCTTCAGATGACTAGAATGACCGAACGGGCAATCAGAAACCTTGTGAAAAAGTATACCTCCATCGCGATGAACACTTCCAGAAACCAAGGTTACAGTCCGCACAAGTTAAGGGCTACGGCGGCATCATCACTAATTGAATATGGCTTTTCAATCTACGATGTCCAAAACCTCATGGATCACGACAATATCACGACCACTCAACTTTACGCAGCGCATAGAAAGCACGCAAAGAGAGATATCTTGGAAAATTATGAATTGCTCGAATAG
- a CDS encoding DMT family transporter, protein MTKSRAFTYVAIGVLGVSFSPIITKSAESSALSIAMYRLIFACLILLLLNYKRIDTLLHLPAKERSWSMVSGVFLALHFYFWIASLKLTSVASATVLVNVHPIAILIIGVLLYKEKPKPYQLFAVTLTLVGSYVLAQSDLTLSRDVIIGDIYAVISAMLFAFYLTLGKLSRQTITTFQYTMFVYGTCALTLILMSILTGGGAFVITHTSDWWVFIGLAVIPTLFGHSMFNKALEAVSTSFISLAVLGEPILASIWAFLIFRESVTAIQVVGMAVVLIGIAIYYLPEMRSQTYET, encoded by the coding sequence ATGACAAAATCCCGTGCTTTCACCTATGTAGCCATTGGTGTCCTAGGCGTTTCATTTTCACCGATTATCACTAAATCTGCCGAGTCGTCAGCGCTTTCGATCGCCATGTACCGATTGATTTTCGCCTGTCTGATCTTGCTGCTTTTAAATTATAAGCGAATCGACACACTTCTTCACCTGCCTGCCAAGGAGCGTTCCTGGTCGATGGTCAGCGGAGTCTTCCTCGCCCTGCATTTTTATTTTTGGATAGCTTCATTAAAGCTTACAAGCGTCGCAAGCGCGACCGTGCTTGTGAATGTTCATCCGATTGCGATATTGATTATCGGAGTTCTTCTTTACAAGGAAAAACCTAAGCCTTATCAGCTATTCGCTGTGACACTCACTCTGGTCGGCAGTTACGTCTTAGCACAATCCGACCTTACTCTGTCAAGAGACGTGATCATAGGTGATATTTACGCAGTAATCTCCGCGATGCTGTTCGCCTTTTATCTCACACTAGGTAAACTTAGTAGACAAACAATCACTACTTTTCAGTATACGATGTTTGTCTATGGGACATGCGCATTGACACTTATCCTTATGTCGATACTTACCGGCGGAGGCGCATTTGTCATAACTCACACATCGGACTGGTGGGTCTTTATCGGGCTGGCGGTTATCCCTACCCTATTCGGACACAGCATGTTCAATAAGGCACTAGAAGCTGTGAGCACATCCTTTATCTCATTAGCGGTTCTTGGCGAACCCATTCTTGCCTCGATCTGGGCCTTTCTGATCTTCAGGGAGTCTGTAACCGCTATACAAGTTGTTGGAATGGCCGTTGTTTTAATCGGCATAGCGATATATTACCTACCCGAAATGAGGTCGCAAACCTATGAAACGTGA
- a CDS encoding glycosyl hydrolase family 18 protein: protein MRKYLMMVTMLLLAIDVSFAGPFIDTQNHWAVKDIETLYNMGIVNGTSETTFKPEGILNIETWMTLLLRNSDYDIDELSTDSWYAPYLRLAQELEIYDNDLMLGAKLSRADASILLGRLLLKENLIAIDELQAMTLIDSFTDLDVNDEYVLAIGACLESKLLKGKGIGLFAPEDHLTRAEAAVILKRLLVFRSEQSFDNELFYALSAQSQHAQLIDMIKEGYKPDMNFSWAAYTLVDDKLTLDFDSYNSYGFRLPQEYGANLKEYKSLGISTSLSVFADLTLIEAVVETVDEMTALFFNRYDTKQVSDADFTFDGLTLNFEGETSDKDLYPMLVSAFSREAKVRGLDLKITVGPNQISMIPDMIDQVDSVILMFHDYDSKYLSQDMLLTDIPVTPAAPINLVMTDMKKVIELNLTPQQKKKLNLQINFSIVQWKMDRGILIGNSNELGVLPYRPTYAKLDERLLKLTDSFQDFSKYSKLSEQPYLRYIDDDGIENVIWYEDGRSVSSKIELAHIAGYGGVSYWRVGNIPDGDWKYYLNIFESLDDY, encoded by the coding sequence ATGAGAAAATATTTGATGATGGTCACCATGTTGCTCTTGGCGATCGATGTATCATTTGCGGGTCCTTTTATCGATACACAAAATCATTGGGCGGTCAAAGACATCGAGACGCTATACAATATGGGGATTGTAAATGGAACGAGTGAAACGACCTTCAAACCTGAAGGAATACTGAACATCGAAACTTGGATGACGCTATTACTAAGGAACTCTGACTATGACATCGACGAGCTTTCAACAGATTCCTGGTATGCTCCATATCTTCGTCTCGCACAAGAGCTTGAAATCTATGATAATGATTTGATGCTTGGTGCCAAGTTAAGCAGGGCAGATGCTTCTATACTTCTTGGAAGGCTCCTGCTAAAGGAGAATCTGATTGCTATCGATGAACTGCAGGCGATGACGCTTATCGATTCATTTACTGATCTGGACGTAAATGACGAGTATGTTCTCGCTATCGGGGCCTGTTTGGAATCGAAGCTGCTAAAAGGGAAGGGGATAGGGCTGTTCGCTCCTGAAGACCACTTGACAAGAGCTGAAGCAGCTGTAATATTAAAGCGCCTACTCGTATTTAGGAGCGAGCAAAGTTTTGATAATGAGCTTTTCTATGCGCTGAGCGCGCAGAGTCAACACGCTCAGCTGATAGACATGATCAAAGAGGGATACAAGCCTGACATGAATTTTTCTTGGGCGGCATACACCTTGGTCGACGATAAACTGACATTGGATTTTGATAGCTATAACAGCTACGGATTTAGATTGCCACAGGAATACGGCGCCAACCTTAAGGAATACAAGTCCCTCGGTATCAGTACGAGCCTATCAGTCTTTGCGGATCTGACATTGATTGAAGCCGTGGTAGAAACTGTTGACGAAATGACAGCACTGTTCTTCAATCGCTATGACACAAAGCAAGTATCAGATGCCGATTTTACTTTTGACGGCCTAACACTCAATTTTGAAGGTGAAACATCAGATAAGGACCTATACCCGATGCTGGTCAGCGCTTTTAGCAGGGAAGCGAAGGTGAGGGGGCTTGATTTGAAAATAACGGTTGGTCCGAATCAGATTTCGATGATACCAGATATGATTGATCAAGTGGATTCAGTCATCCTGATGTTTCATGACTATGATTCAAAATATCTTAGTCAGGACATGCTGCTGACAGATATTCCAGTCACACCCGCAGCACCCATCAATCTTGTGATGACGGATATGAAAAAAGTGATCGAATTGAACTTGACACCACAGCAGAAGAAAAAGCTGAATCTGCAAATCAATTTTTCAATTGTGCAGTGGAAAATGGATCGTGGGATTCTTATAGGAAATTCAAATGAATTGGGTGTGCTTCCGTATCGACCGACGTATGCCAAGCTTGATGAACGACTTCTAAAACTAACGGACAGCTTTCAAGATTTCAGTAAGTACAGCAAATTAAGCGAACAGCCATACCTGAGATACATCGACGATGACGGGATTGAAAATGTCATTTGGTATGAAGATGGACGCAGCGTATCAAGCAAAATCGAGTTGGCTCACATCGCTGGCTATGGCGGTGTAAGTTACTGGCGTGTCGGCAACATACCGGATGGTGACTGGAAATATTACTTGAACATATTTGAGTCGTTAGATGATTATTAA
- the hisG gene encoding ATP phosphoribosyltransferase has translation MEYTSPSPRLLIGIPKGRMEELILTKLNGSGFNFTKDASRSLVICDNEYGIDLLPLKSNDILTFVKNGVADYGIVGRDVLDEMQGQFKIIKEIPIGVCRMSVSGPPQLKLSQMRYLKIATKYPIQAKNVLKKLGMAGDVLTVNSSVEIAPLLKLSDCILDIIETGKTLEDNGLAELFCVNDIRSQLFYTTSQKKLPDLFTDALCINGA, from the coding sequence ATGGAATACACTAGCCCCTCTCCCCGATTACTTATCGGGATACCCAAAGGAAGAATGGAAGAATTGATACTTACAAAGCTTAACGGATCCGGTTTTAATTTTACAAAAGACGCAAGTCGCAGTCTGGTCATTTGTGATAACGAGTATGGCATTGATCTGTTGCCGCTTAAATCAAATGACATACTGACCTTTGTAAAGAATGGTGTTGCTGATTACGGAATTGTCGGGCGTGACGTGCTGGACGAGATGCAGGGTCAGTTCAAGATTATTAAGGAAATACCTATCGGCGTATGTCGGATGAGTGTTTCCGGTCCTCCGCAATTGAAGTTGAGCCAAATGAGGTATCTTAAAATCGCGACCAAATATCCGATTCAAGCCAAGAACGTACTGAAGAAACTAGGAATGGCCGGTGATGTGTTGACCGTCAACAGCTCAGTTGAGATTGCACCGCTCCTTAAACTTTCTGATTGCATCTTAGATATCATCGAAACTGGCAAAACCCTAGAAGACAACGGATTGGCTGAGCTCTTTTGCGTGAATGATATCCGTTCACAGCTTTTTTATACGACCTCGCAAAAGAAATTGCCCGATCTTTTTACAGATGCCTTGTGCATAAATGGAGCTTAA